A genomic stretch from Acetobacter ascendens includes:
- a CDS encoding DMT family transporter, translating into MVPHKPVPVLAVVAALLSWACAYPVVRLAIPFFAPVPLAAARYMVAACLVICWLCVKRPQLPRLKDLPRFLVCGGIGIALYNILFNTGEQTVSAGAASLLLNTAPFLAAIAAVLFLNERLTRWGWLGSLISFTGVVIIGSGQPGGLGFGSGTTVMLAAALCSATYYLLQRPLVTRYGALVTTAYILLIGACLLLPWLPSAVSTHNGWQAWALVGVLGVFPSILGYGAWAHVVGQVGVARSSGLLYLLSTTTLLLAFVLVREVPNARTLIGGCIVMVGVGLMQMYGHPRPQLKTEKTA; encoded by the coding sequence ATGGTTCCTCATAAACCTGTGCCTGTTCTGGCCGTTGTAGCTGCACTGCTTTCATGGGCATGTGCGTATCCTGTTGTGCGGCTGGCAATTCCGTTTTTTGCGCCAGTTCCGTTAGCTGCCGCCCGTTATATGGTGGCGGCATGCCTTGTTATATGTTGGTTGTGTGTAAAGCGCCCGCAGTTGCCACGGCTAAAGGATCTTCCACGCTTTCTGGTATGTGGCGGCATTGGCATTGCGCTTTACAACATTCTTTTCAATACAGGTGAGCAGACAGTTTCTGCTGGTGCGGCCAGCCTGTTGTTGAATACAGCTCCTTTTTTAGCCGCTATTGCCGCTGTTCTGTTTTTAAATGAACGCCTGACACGATGGGGGTGGCTAGGTTCTCTCATCAGTTTTACTGGTGTGGTGATTATTGGCAGCGGCCAACCCGGTGGCCTAGGTTTTGGTTCTGGCACCACAGTTATGCTGGCAGCGGCCTTATGTTCTGCAACTTACTATCTGCTCCAACGGCCTTTGGTAACGCGCTACGGTGCGCTGGTGACCACAGCCTATATTTTGCTGATTGGCGCCTGCTTGCTGTTACCGTGGCTCCCCAGCGCCGTAAGTACGCATAATGGTTGGCAAGCTTGGGCGTTGGTTGGGGTGTTAGGGGTATTCCCGTCTATTTTGGGGTATGGCGCTTGGGCGCATGTCGTGGGGCAGGTGGGGGTCGCTCGTTCTTCTGGGCTGTTATATTTGCTCTCTACTACAACGCTTTTGCTGGCATTTGTATTGGTGAGAGAAGTGCCAAATGCGCGCACTCTTATTGGTGGATGTATTGTTATGGTTGGCGTTGGGTTGATGCAAATGTATGGGCACCCACGCCCACAGTTAAAAACCGAAAAGACAGCATAA
- a CDS encoding phosphoglycerate kinase, producing the protein MAELPFSTLDTLDPKGKRILLRVDLNVPMKDGKVTDETRIERVVPTIRELAEKGGRVILLSHFDRPKGKVVPDLSLQPIATALATALGRPVSFAHDCIGPDAEAAARSMQDGDILLLENTRFQPGEEKNDAGLSAALASLGDVYVNDAFSAAHRAHASTAGVAAHLPSYGGRLMQAELEALYAALENPERPVGAIVGGAKISTKLQLLENMLAKVDMLAIGGAMANTFLAAKGLQVGKSLIEKDMLDTARTIMEQAQAKNCDLVLPVDVVISEDFIAGAPTQVVPVTSIPDGWMALDVGPETVKLLQSKLSGLKTLVWNGPLGVFELPPFDEGTNAVAQAAAQLTQEGKLKTVAGGGDTVSALRHAGVLHKMSYVSTAGGAFLEWLEGKVLPGLTAISTTLEKTLPI; encoded by the coding sequence ATGGCGGAACTTCCCTTCAGCACGCTGGATACGCTTGACCCCAAGGGCAAACGTATTCTGCTGCGTGTAGACCTGAACGTACCTATGAAGGACGGGAAGGTTACAGATGAAACACGTATTGAACGTGTTGTGCCCACCATTCGTGAATTGGCTGAAAAAGGCGGGCGGGTTATCCTGCTGAGCCATTTTGACCGGCCAAAAGGCAAGGTGGTGCCTGATCTGTCGCTCCAGCCCATCGCTACAGCTCTGGCTACAGCTTTGGGGCGGCCTGTCAGTTTTGCGCATGATTGCATCGGCCCGGATGCAGAAGCCGCTGCACGCTCTATGCAGGATGGAGACATCCTGTTGCTGGAAAACACGCGTTTCCAGCCGGGTGAAGAAAAGAACGATGCAGGCTTATCCGCTGCTCTTGCCAGCCTTGGCGACGTGTATGTGAACGATGCCTTTTCTGCCGCGCACCGTGCACATGCTTCTACCGCTGGCGTTGCAGCCCATCTGCCATCTTATGGTGGCCGATTGATGCAAGCGGAACTGGAAGCCCTGTACGCTGCGCTAGAAAACCCGGAACGGCCTGTAGGGGCTATTGTGGGCGGTGCAAAAATTTCCACCAAACTTCAGCTGCTTGAAAACATGCTGGCGAAGGTGGACATGCTGGCTATTGGCGGCGCCATGGCCAATACGTTTCTGGCTGCCAAGGGCTTACAGGTTGGCAAATCCCTGATCGAAAAAGACATGCTGGATACAGCACGTACGATTATGGAACAGGCCCAAGCCAAAAACTGCGATCTGGTCCTTCCAGTAGATGTTGTAATTTCGGAAGATTTTATTGCAGGAGCTCCTACACAGGTTGTTCCGGTAACGAGTATTCCTGATGGCTGGATGGCTCTGGACGTTGGCCCAGAAACCGTAAAATTGCTGCAAAGCAAACTGTCTGGTTTGAAAACGCTGGTCTGGAACGGGCCTTTGGGCGTGTTTGAACTGCCACCGTTCGATGAAGGCACTAATGCTGTAGCTCAGGCCGCAGCCCAGCTAACGCAGGAAGGCAAACTGAAAACCGTAGCCGGTGGTGGGGATACTGTTTCCGCCCTCCGTCATGCAGGTGTTCTGCATAAAATGTCTTATGTTTCGACCGCAGGTGGAGCTTTTCTGGAATGGCTGGAAGGGAAGGTACTTCCCGGCCTAACAGCTATCAGCACGACGCTGGAAAAAACCCTGCCAATCTAA
- the gap gene encoding type I glyceraldehyde-3-phosphate dehydrogenase, whose product MAVKIAINGFGRIGRLVLRGIIESGRTDVVPVAINDLGSVEANAHLLSYDSVHGRLPADIRVDGNKIIVTSNGRTWDPITVSAERDPSKVPFQGVDVAMECTGLFTSKEKAQPLLTAGARKVIVSAPATDVDATIVYGVNQDVLTPDMTVISNASCTTNCLAPMAKVLEDTFGIERGYMVTIHSYTGDQRTVDTLHKDLRRARAAGLNMIPTSTGAARAVGLVLPQLKGKLDGTAIRVPTANVSIVSLDFVPKKAPTSVEEVNNAIKAVVDSGKMKNALAYSDAPLVSSDFNHALASSTFDATQTALVDGGKLVRVCSWYDNEWGFSNRMSDTAALFGSL is encoded by the coding sequence ATGGCAGTCAAAATCGCTATCAATGGCTTCGGACGCATCGGCCGCCTTGTGCTGCGCGGCATTATTGAGAGCGGACGCACCGATGTTGTGCCGGTAGCTATCAATGATCTGGGCAGCGTAGAAGCCAATGCTCATCTGCTAAGCTATGACAGCGTGCATGGTCGCCTGCCTGCCGATATCCGGGTGGATGGCAACAAGATTATTGTCACTTCCAACGGTCGCACATGGGACCCCATTACCGTTTCTGCGGAACGTGATCCCTCCAAGGTGCCTTTCCAGGGCGTTGACGTGGCTATGGAATGCACGGGCCTGTTTACCTCCAAGGAAAAAGCGCAGCCTTTGCTAACGGCTGGCGCCCGTAAGGTAATTGTTTCTGCGCCAGCTACAGATGTGGATGCCACCATTGTTTATGGTGTGAACCAAGATGTGCTGACGCCGGACATGACCGTGATCTCCAACGCCTCCTGCACTACCAACTGTTTGGCCCCAATGGCTAAAGTGCTGGAAGATACCTTTGGAATTGAACGTGGCTACATGGTCACCATTCATTCCTACACGGGTGATCAGCGCACAGTGGATACACTGCACAAGGATCTACGCCGCGCCCGCGCTGCTGGCCTGAACATGATCCCGACCTCCACAGGTGCCGCGCGCGCTGTTGGCTTGGTTCTGCCACAGCTTAAGGGTAAGCTGGATGGTACGGCTATTCGTGTTCCCACCGCTAATGTTTCCATTGTGTCTCTGGACTTCGTGCCCAAAAAGGCACCGACTTCAGTTGAAGAAGTCAACAACGCCATCAAGGCCGTTGTAGACTCCGGCAAAATGAAAAACGCTCTGGCTTATTCTGATGCGCCTCTTGTCAGCTCTGATTTCAACCATGCGCTGGCCTCTTCAACATTCGATGCCACACAGACAGCTTTGGTAGATGGCGGCAAGCTTGTTCGTGTCTGCTCTTGGTACGATAACGAATGGGGCTTCTCCAACCGTATGTCTGATACAGCAGCCCTGTTCGGAAGCTTGTAA
- a CDS encoding transketolase-like TK C-terminal-containing protein → MAQATFTEHTFAPSAAALSAQDTVVLRLCAAARLLLGRARNSTHLALLQTLCLPVTALWCRVLRFDPAHPDWPDRDRFVVPSATLYPLLQGMLHLSGTYAFSESPLEYGVHPGVETAPGPAGQGIAAAAGMALAEHLLAKRYGRSLVNHRTWVLARDGDLATGVAMEAAQLAGRFGLTQLAVLVTPTPGADRTEFANSLARFSASGWSIRKVDASQLSAINGALAATLRAKKPTLIACMLPESPQTFRPQPCLSPEEELTGPWSPTARRGATTYRSWLKRLARHRQRTAFERETANTLPSLLMEDWSRLCRRAMQPTHQASTQQAAITSLHTLAALLPELTVLTATSALPRTSTAAHIQPDWPCNIQEHGMAGMLNGMSLHGGILPCGIASMITVDRMRAALRMAALMRQKIIYLLTDDGLALSHDGASWQPVEQLASLRAMPHLAVFRPANAQEAFACWEAAIRWQSGPAVIMLCPNPPEHSYAVPMQGSAARGGYILHGSNTRHVTLMASGPEVSIALETQQLLRQHGVQAAVVSIPCWEVFSNQPEAYKTAILGTDVLRVGIEAASGFGWERWLGSQGFFVGMDDFGVSAPANAVYERFGITAGAICTRVLKHLRASGAVEERFLQAPSPTSRQQEREPL, encoded by the coding sequence ATGGCACAGGCCACATTCACAGAGCATACATTCGCCCCTTCTGCGGCAGCCCTATCTGCGCAGGATACTGTTGTGCTGCGCCTATGTGCGGCAGCCCGCTTGCTGCTTGGTAGAGCTAGAAATTCTACACATTTGGCGTTGCTTCAAACACTTTGCCTGCCTGTTACGGCACTATGGTGCCGCGTGCTGCGTTTTGATCCAGCACATCCTGATTGGCCCGACCGGGACAGGTTTGTTGTGCCCTCCGCCACCTTGTATCCCTTATTGCAGGGCATGCTGCACCTTAGCGGCACTTATGCGTTTTCCGAGTCCCCCTTGGAATATGGGGTGCATCCGGGCGTAGAAACTGCCCCCGGCCCCGCTGGCCAAGGCATTGCGGCTGCGGCTGGTATGGCGCTTGCAGAACATCTGCTGGCAAAGCGCTATGGGCGTTCATTGGTAAACCACCGCACATGGGTACTGGCGCGTGATGGGGATTTGGCAACCGGCGTTGCCATGGAAGCTGCACAACTTGCCGGGCGTTTTGGGCTGACTCAACTGGCCGTTCTGGTTACCCCTACGCCGGGGGCAGATAGAACCGAATTTGCAAACTCTCTGGCACGTTTCAGCGCATCTGGGTGGAGCATCCGCAAAGTGGATGCATCGCAATTAAGCGCCATTAATGGCGCTCTGGCGGCCACCTTGCGGGCTAAAAAACCAACGCTTATTGCCTGTATGCTGCCTGAAAGCCCACAAACCTTCCGGCCACAACCTTGCCTATCGCCAGAAGAGGAACTTACAGGCCCGTGGAGCCCAACAGCCCGGCGCGGAGCCACAACATACCGTTCATGGCTCAAACGGCTAGCCAGACATCGCCAACGCACCGCTTTTGAGCGTGAAACTGCCAATACATTACCCAGCTTGTTAATGGAGGACTGGAGCAGACTTTGCCGCCGTGCCATGCAGCCCACACATCAGGCTTCCACCCAACAAGCCGCCATTACCAGCCTGCATACGCTTGCGGCCCTTCTCCCGGAACTTACAGTCTTAACGGCTACATCTGCATTACCGCGCACATCTACCGCAGCGCACATCCAACCAGACTGGCCTTGTAATATTCAGGAACATGGCATGGCCGGAATGTTGAATGGCATGTCCTTGCATGGTGGCATTTTGCCCTGTGGCATTGCCAGCATGATTACAGTGGACCGTATGCGTGCAGCGCTACGCATGGCCGCACTGATGCGCCAGAAAATTATCTATCTTTTAACAGATGATGGGCTCGCTCTCAGCCATGATGGAGCAAGCTGGCAACCTGTGGAACAACTTGCCAGCCTACGCGCTATGCCCCATTTGGCCGTTTTTCGGCCAGCAAATGCGCAGGAAGCCTTTGCCTGTTGGGAGGCAGCCATCCGTTGGCAATCTGGGCCGGCTGTTATCATGCTTTGCCCCAACCCGCCCGAACATTCCTATGCTGTGCCTATGCAGGGTTCTGCTGCCCGTGGGGGGTACATTCTGCATGGCAGCAACACGCGGCATGTCACTCTTATGGCGTCTGGTCCTGAAGTTAGCATTGCATTGGAAACACAGCAGCTTTTACGGCAGCACGGCGTACAGGCCGCGGTGGTTTCTATTCCCTGTTGGGAAGTATTTTCTAACCAACCCGAAGCTTACAAAACAGCTATTCTGGGCACAGATGTATTGCGTGTGGGTATTGAAGCTGCATCGGGTTTTGGATGGGAACGCTGGCTGGGCAGCCAAGGATTTTTCGTTGGTATGGATGATTTTGGCGTATCCGCCCCTGCCAACGCGGTGTATGAACGTTTTGGCATTACTGCCGGAGCGATTTGTACGCGGGTTCTAAAACACTTGCGTGCATCCGGCGCCGTAGAAGAAAGGTTCCTTCAGGCGCCCTCACCTACCTCCCGCCAGCAAGAGCGGGAGCCGTTGTAA
- the hemA gene encoding 5-aminolevulinate synthase, with translation MPRPFLTRSEEKVSVGAIKNARHPFYDHCHQALDQIKHQGRYRTFTPLARQAERFPLYEEAVRDLPQGREVIVWSTNDYLGMGVVPEVQDAAIAAIREHGAGAGGTRNIAGTSPLHTQLEAELASLHGKEAGLLFISGYVSNQASLQTILTSMPGWICFSDRLNHASMIAGIKGARGSQTVIYEHNDLKDLEEKLAAAPKDAPKLIAFESVYSMDGDISDIAGTCALARKYNALTYLDEVHAVGLYGQEGGGVSQRDGVADQVDIIEGTLAKGFGVHGGYITASAEIVDFLRSTASGFIFTTALPPPVVAGALASVRKVRAENWRRESIFERVNTFRHRLRAAGVPFTMTPSHIVPIPIGDAERCKRICRRLLTEYGHYATPINYPTVPQGTERLRLTPGPFHTDEMMDDLINALSVLLREEGVMPARQAACSAA, from the coding sequence ATGCCCCGACCGTTTCTGACGAGAAGCGAGGAGAAAGTTAGCGTGGGAGCGATAAAAAACGCCCGCCATCCTTTTTATGATCACTGCCATCAGGCTCTAGATCAGATCAAACATCAGGGGCGTTACAGAACCTTTACGCCATTGGCCCGTCAGGCAGAGCGCTTTCCTTTGTATGAAGAGGCCGTGCGCGATCTGCCGCAAGGGCGTGAAGTTATTGTATGGTCAACAAATGATTATTTGGGCATGGGCGTTGTGCCGGAGGTGCAGGACGCTGCTATCGCCGCCATTCGGGAACACGGAGCTGGCGCAGGCGGTACGCGTAATATTGCAGGCACAAGCCCGCTGCATACGCAGTTGGAAGCAGAACTGGCTTCCTTACACGGTAAGGAAGCCGGGCTGCTGTTTATTTCTGGCTATGTGTCCAACCAGGCCAGCCTGCAAACCATTCTGACATCCATGCCAGGTTGGATCTGTTTTTCAGACCGGCTGAATCATGCATCCATGATTGCGGGCATTAAAGGTGCACGCGGGTCTCAGACAGTCATTTACGAACATAATGACCTAAAAGATCTGGAAGAAAAACTGGCTGCAGCGCCAAAAGATGCGCCCAAATTGATTGCGTTTGAGAGCGTTTATTCCATGGACGGTGATATTTCCGATATTGCCGGAACCTGTGCGCTTGCCCGTAAATATAATGCACTAACCTATCTGGATGAGGTGCATGCCGTGGGCCTGTACGGTCAGGAAGGCGGTGGTGTTTCCCAGCGCGATGGTGTGGCCGATCAGGTTGATATTATCGAAGGTACACTGGCCAAGGGCTTTGGTGTGCATGGCGGTTACATTACGGCTTCTGCTGAAATTGTAGATTTCCTGCGTTCTACGGCTTCCGGCTTCATTTTCACCACAGCGCTGCCGCCACCGGTTGTGGCAGGAGCACTTGCCAGTGTGCGCAAGGTGCGTGCGGAAAATTGGCGGCGTGAGTCCATTTTTGAGCGTGTGAATACATTCCGCCATCGTCTGCGGGCTGCGGGTGTGCCATTCACCATGACGCCAAGCCATATTGTACCTATTCCCATTGGGGATGCAGAGCGTTGCAAGCGTATCTGCCGCCGCTTGCTGACTGAGTATGGTCACTATGCAACACCCATCAATTACCCGACTGTGCCGCAGGGTACGGAGCGCCTGCGTCTTACACCGGGGCCGTTTCACACGGATGAGATGATGGATGATCTGATTAATGCATTGAGTGTGTTGCTGCGCGAAGAAGGCGTTATGCCAGCCCGTCAGGCAGCCTGTTCGGCTGCATAA
- a CDS encoding DsbA family protein, giving the protein MVSLWINLLYGGQQQPNLAVMTARAIPFQFMDKDTMQNLKSFFRLTVGAGTLAAALFCADSAPVRAADSSFTPAQRAEIVNITRNALKTDPSILSDAIASLQNQAAAQKNASALDLVRHNKPLFGGSSTDVVLGNPQGTLNVVEFYDPRCPYCRKVLDDLDALVAAEPDLRLVEKVIPVLGPNSTLDAQAIMAAGLQGKYIPFQKILMADSSAPGMDRIRNAARQAGLDTDKLVKDMKSSAVTTALAKNVALARSINLEGTPTFIIGDQAIIPGAVSLSELKAAVEKLKSSH; this is encoded by the coding sequence ATGGTATCTCTCTGGATTAACCTGCTTTACGGCGGGCAGCAACAGCCCAACCTTGCCGTAATGACCGCACGTGCCATACCATTCCAGTTTATGGACAAGGACACCATGCAGAATCTGAAATCTTTCTTCCGCCTTACAGTGGGCGCTGGCACATTGGCCGCCGCTCTGTTTTGTGCGGACTCCGCGCCAGTACGTGCAGCAGACAGCAGCTTTACACCTGCCCAGCGCGCCGAAATTGTAAACATCACGCGCAACGCCCTGAAAACCGACCCCTCTATTCTGTCGGATGCAATTGCCTCCCTGCAAAACCAAGCCGCAGCACAGAAAAATGCCTCTGCGCTAGACTTGGTACGCCATAACAAACCACTTTTTGGTGGGAGCTCTACTGATGTGGTGCTTGGGAACCCTCAGGGCACCCTAAATGTAGTGGAGTTTTATGACCCTCGCTGCCCCTACTGCCGTAAGGTTCTGGATGATCTAGATGCACTTGTTGCCGCAGAACCAGACCTGAGACTGGTAGAAAAGGTTATTCCTGTTTTAGGGCCAAACAGCACACTGGATGCACAAGCCATTATGGCCGCTGGCTTGCAGGGCAAATACATTCCGTTCCAGAAAATCCTGATGGCGGATTCTTCTGCACCCGGGATGGATCGAATCCGGAATGCTGCACGTCAGGCAGGGCTGGATACAGACAAGCTGGTGAAGGACATGAAAAGCTCAGCCGTCACTACAGCACTGGCAAAAAATGTTGCTCTGGCGCGCTCCATCAATCTGGAAGGAACGCCCACCTTCATTATTGGAGATCAGGCCATTATCCCCGGCGCAGTTTCTCTATCCGAACTCAAAGCCGCTGTGGAAAAGCTAAAAAGCAGCCACTAA
- a CDS encoding gamma-glutamyltransferase — MAARSIIPRFTRFKTVLSGSRKRAGALALALTSVLPACSSGGHIAQPVETGFVGEVVADEPQAVLVGRDVLAKGGNAADAAAALGLALSVTLPSRASLGGGGACLAWKPGDSAGQAFVFLPRAGLNDAGADRPASAPMLARGLYLMQLRYGSVDFADLLLPARNLASRGMPVGGLLASDLAAVQAPLLADEKTRAIFGNANGNVLVADDVMVQTRLAGALERMRIAGVGDLYAGALGQTFADAARAAGAGLTTLDLRAAVPVAAQPLTARVDGIDISFLSPPADGGFGMAAAYLSNVGQNGGRVRAETAVSGWRARQGAKGAATSIADAQALLNSGHIPAGSVLPALPASTSFVVTDRQGESVSCAFTMNNLFGTGRIAGSTGIMLGASPVRKPLPLLPVAIAHRGNQFQAAATASGQNVAADTAAVALQAAIAGSRPQVTNGVGRANFVSCPAGLPGDGSKCFGWTDPRGFGLALSSDHGKKS; from the coding sequence GTGGCCGCCCGTTCTATTATTCCCCGTTTTACGCGGTTTAAAACCGTGCTTTCTGGTTCTCGCAAGCGCGCGGGGGCTTTGGCTCTTGCGCTTACTTCTGTTTTGCCTGCCTGTAGTTCTGGCGGCCATATCGCACAGCCTGTGGAAACAGGATTTGTGGGAGAGGTTGTGGCGGATGAACCGCAGGCTGTTTTGGTGGGGCGCGATGTTCTGGCCAAAGGAGGCAATGCGGCAGATGCTGCGGCAGCCCTTGGGCTAGCTCTTTCTGTTACGCTGCCTTCCCGAGCCTCTTTAGGCGGTGGCGGTGCCTGTCTGGCATGGAAGCCGGGTGATAGTGCGGGGCAAGCTTTTGTATTTCTGCCCAGAGCCGGGTTGAATGATGCCGGTGCTGATCGTCCCGCTTCTGCTCCCATGCTGGCGCGTGGGCTGTATTTAATGCAGCTGCGCTACGGGAGTGTGGATTTTGCTGATCTGTTGTTGCCCGCTCGTAATCTGGCTTCCCGTGGGATGCCGGTAGGTGGGTTGTTGGCATCAGACCTTGCTGCTGTGCAGGCTCCTTTGCTGGCAGATGAAAAAACCCGGGCCATTTTTGGGAATGCCAACGGTAACGTGCTGGTAGCGGATGACGTGATGGTGCAGACACGTCTGGCAGGTGCGCTGGAGCGGATGCGCATTGCTGGTGTGGGCGATCTTTATGCCGGTGCGCTGGGCCAGACATTTGCTGATGCCGCACGTGCTGCCGGTGCTGGACTTACAACATTGGATTTACGCGCGGCTGTTCCCGTGGCGGCGCAGCCGCTAACGGCACGTGTTGATGGTATTGATATCAGCTTTCTGTCACCACCTGCAGATGGTGGGTTCGGTATGGCTGCGGCGTACCTTTCCAATGTTGGGCAAAATGGTGGCCGCGTAAGGGCGGAAACGGCTGTATCTGGTTGGCGTGCCCGGCAGGGTGCAAAAGGAGCAGCTACCAGTATTGCGGATGCACAGGCTCTTCTGAATTCTGGCCATATTCCCGCTGGATCTGTTCTGCCGGCTCTACCTGCTTCTACCTCTTTTGTGGTGACGGATAGACAGGGTGAATCTGTCAGTTGTGCGTTCACCATGAACAATCTGTTTGGCACCGGGCGTATTGCAGGCTCCACAGGCATTATGCTGGGGGCTTCCCCCGTGCGGAAACCTTTGCCTCTGCTACCAGTTGCTATTGCGCATCGTGGTAACCAGTTTCAGGCTGCGGCTACGGCATCTGGGCAAAATGTGGCTGCGGATACAGCGGCAGTTGCGTTGCAGGCTGCAATAGCCGGTAGCCGTCCACAGGTTACCAACGGTGTGGGACGTGCCAATTTTGTGTCTTGCCCAGCCGGTTTACCGGGGGATGGCAGCAAATGCTTTGGTTGGACTGACCCCAGAGGGTTCGGACTGGCTCTTTCTTCTGATCATGGGAAAAAGAGCTGA
- the recA gene encoding recombinase RecA, translated as MDKAKALEGALGQIERAFGKGSVMRLGQRPKVEADVIPTGSLGLDIALGIGGLPRGRVVEIYGPESSGKTTLALHAIAEAQKRGGTSAFIDAEHALDPGYAKKLGVDVDNLLISQPDAGEQALEIADTLVRSGAIDVLVVDSVAALVPRAELEGDMGDSHVGLHARLMSQALRKLTGTVARSNTLMIFLNQIRLKIGVMFGNPETTTGGNALKFYSSVRMDIRRIGSIKDKDEATGNQTRVKVVKNKMAPPFRQVEFDIMYGEGISKVGELIDLGVKAGVVEKSGSWFSYDSQRIGQGRENAKQFLRDHPEMAADIERRVREHAGVVAEAMMVAPEHHEGD; from the coding sequence ATGGATAAGGCAAAGGCTCTGGAAGGCGCGCTGGGACAGATTGAACGTGCTTTTGGCAAAGGTTCTGTCATGCGCTTGGGGCAGCGGCCCAAAGTAGAGGCAGATGTTATTCCTACTGGTTCCCTTGGGCTGGATATTGCGCTCGGAATTGGCGGGTTGCCCCGTGGCCGTGTGGTAGAAATTTACGGGCCAGAAAGCTCTGGTAAAACCACACTTGCGTTGCATGCCATTGCAGAAGCACAAAAACGTGGTGGTACCAGTGCTTTTATTGATGCCGAGCACGCGCTGGACCCCGGTTATGCCAAAAAACTGGGTGTGGACGTAGATAACCTGCTGATCAGCCAGCCAGATGCTGGTGAACAGGCGCTGGAAATTGCAGATACACTTGTACGATCCGGTGCTATTGATGTGCTGGTGGTAGATAGTGTTGCAGCACTGGTGCCGCGCGCAGAATTGGAAGGGGATATGGGCGATAGCCATGTTGGCCTTCATGCGCGTTTGATGAGCCAGGCCCTGCGTAAGCTTACGGGCACGGTGGCGCGCTCCAATACTCTGATGATCTTCCTGAACCAGATCCGCCTGAAAATTGGCGTGATGTTTGGCAACCCGGAAACAACTACAGGTGGTAACGCCCTGAAGTTCTATTCTTCCGTACGTATGGATATTCGCCGCATTGGGTCCATTAAAGATAAGGATGAGGCAACAGGTAACCAGACGCGCGTAAAAGTTGTTAAAAACAAGATGGCGCCGCCTTTCCGTCAGGTAGAGTTTGATATCATGTACGGTGAAGGTATCAGTAAGGTGGGCGAACTGATTGACCTTGGCGTAAAAGCCGGCGTTGTTGAAAAATCTGGCTCATGGTTTTCATACGATAGCCAGCGTATTGGGCAGGGGCGTGAAAATGCCAAACAGTTCCTGCGTGACCATCCAGAAATGGCTGCGGATATCGAACGCCGCGTGCGTGAACACGCAGGCGTTGTTGCAGAGGCCATGATGGTGGCGCCAGAACACCATGAAGGTGACTAA
- a CDS encoding GNAT family N-acetyltransferase has protein sequence MTPSADTTWRSMTPDDLAGVMTLTARAHPDYMEDLAVFEERLKLAPDGCFSLVRDKEVLGYLISHPWQGLVSPPLNTLLHALPDKADSWYIHDLALSPTVRGRGFAQQALLLAEHIARKHKLHLLLLTSTRHAIGFWQKAGFTDAPTNKAEQAVLASYDAQARLLYRAIS, from the coding sequence ATGACTCCCAGCGCAGATACCACTTGGCGTTCCATGACACCAGATGATCTTGCCGGTGTTATGACATTAACTGCCCGCGCTCATCCTGATTACATGGAAGATCTAGCCGTTTTTGAAGAACGCCTAAAACTTGCACCTGATGGCTGCTTTTCTCTTGTGCGGGATAAAGAAGTACTTGGCTACTTGATAAGCCATCCGTGGCAAGGCCTTGTTTCCCCACCATTAAATACATTACTGCATGCTCTGCCTGATAAAGCAGATAGCTGGTACATTCATGATCTTGCCCTTTCCCCAACAGTACGGGGCCGGGGGTTTGCGCAGCAGGCTTTGTTATTAGCCGAGCACATTGCGCGCAAGCATAAGCTGCATCTTCTTTTACTAACATCCACCCGCCATGCTATTGGCTTTTGGCAAAAAGCTGGCTTTACGGATGCACCTACCAACAAAGCAGAACAGGCGGTGCTGGCATCTTATGATGCACAAGCCCGCCTGCTCTACCGCGCTATAAGCTAA
- a CDS encoding winged helix-turn-helix domain-containing protein, translating to MTARVRLTLRLDADGKPALGHGKIHLLEKLEETGSISAAGRAMGMSYRRTWLLVDNLNQLFKEPLVITRPGGGGGAFLTPTGKTVVTLYRQIEDKAAQAARSDIAELESLLSACPQKTSPE from the coding sequence ATGACGGCACGAGTAAGACTGACATTGCGGCTGGATGCAGATGGTAAGCCTGCGTTGGGGCACGGTAAGATACATCTTCTGGAAAAGTTGGAAGAAACAGGCTCCATTTCAGCGGCAGGGCGTGCCATGGGCATGTCTTACCGTCGTACATGGCTGTTGGTAGATAATCTGAACCAGCTTTTTAAGGAACCTCTGGTTATCACGCGGCCCGGTGGTGGCGGTGGAGCGTTTCTAACGCCCACAGGCAAAACTGTTGTTACACTGTACCGTCAGATTGAAGATAAGGCTGCACAGGCAGCCCGTTCCGATATAGCGGAACTGGAAAGTTTATTGTCTGCTTGCCCACAAAAAACCTCACCAGAATGA